The genome window TCTTTGATTATCAGATTGTAAACGGATCCTTGATAAACTATCCGATTTTAAGCCAAAAATATTAAGAGGCTACCCAACGGCTATATTTACATTGGCTCAATTTGTCTTAGAATACTCATCGTATCAAATAAATTTTCCGATAAAAAACATTATTACTTATTCTGAAAACTTACTGCCAGAGGGTGCAGGTCAATAATAGAGAAGGCTTTTGATTGCCCGGTATATGATCTCTTTTTTGCGCAGTGGGAGGGTGTTTGCCTGATTTCAGAATGTGGCGACATCAGCTACACCAGCATATGGAATTTTCTGCAATGGAACTATTGAATGAAAATAACCAACCTGTTAAGAATAATGAAGAGGGAGAGGTTACAGCAACGTCGTTCTACAACTATTATTATGCCGTTTATTCGTTACAAAACCGGTGATTTGGCAGCATGGAGCAACACTTCTTGTACGTGCGGTTTGAACCATAGGGTCGTTGAAAATCTATCTGGCAGAAAAGAGATGTATATTTCAACACCACGGGGTGACGTGGTTTCTTTCCAGGGATTTCCGATGTATGCCTTAGTAACTTATGAAAAAGTAGAGGGGTGCTTTTGGACACAAATCTTACGGAATAGCTTAGATAAGATTGAAATATATCTATTCTGAAAGATCCTTCGATCAGGCCTCTGGCGTTGAAAGTGAATTAACAAAAGCAGTGAAAACACGACTTGGGGATGATGTATGAAGGTTGAATTCATTCATACCGATAGCATTCCCAAACAGAAGAATAGGCAAAACGCCACTAATAAAGAATAATTTGATTACATAGTAAGAAAACGGATTTTAAATTCATCGATAAATCAGCCAAGGATATACAAATTTCATTGATTGACGGAGAGTTCGCGCCGGCGGTAAGAGGCGGGGCGTAATTATAAAATCTCTCAACAGTCATTTGTCAGAACTTTTTTTGGAGGACGAGTTTTCTATTTACCAATCTTGAAACTCCTCTTTCAACACGTGATACGCGTCGGGAAAATAAAAAGTACTGCTTACGAGATACGATCCCGAATTTCATCCATAAAATTCCGAAAAAGTTTGTTTTTTCAATTGCGAACAACCATATCATGGATTATGGAGAAGCAGGGGTAGATTCGAAGCAGTCAGAGCGTTAAAAAACAATGGATTTCAATTTGCCAGGTGCAGGCCGAAATATTGATGAAGCCGGAAAACCAGCTATTATCGAATATGGTGAGTATAGTACTGGATTCCTGGCAGCAGCCGACCGAAGATACCTGGCAGCAAGCTCGAGGTCGACGGCAGGTGCTCTTCCGGCTCTTTGCGACACCTGGGTTCCCGAATCCGGGAACTCCGCGACCAGTGTCAGCATCTGGTGATTATTTCTATCCACATGGGAATGGAGTACATACCGATTCCAACACCGTCAATGAGAAAGTTGCTCATCCGATAGTCGAAGTGCAGGAGCCGAGGTGTGGTTTTCTTTCACCATGCGCATTTGTGTTAGTGGATATATAGTCAAGAATAATAAAATGACCATATGGGGAGCGGGTAACTTTCTGTTTCCCGGGATCGAGATTTTCCCTATAAAGAGGTGGTTTGATACGGCAGTTTGGCAAATTCCGTACAATTTTTCCACAAACAAGTTAGAGTGTGAAGACGTGAAAGCATACAGGATGAAGCCGGATGGAGTACCAATCAAATCTGACGAGAAAAGGAAGAGCGAATTCTCAGAAGAATCGAGAATCACAGCTCCTTGATTGGAAGTGAAGAGAATCTTCCGTGGCATATTTTAAGAAAGAAATGTGCTACGACTGTCTTATCTTCGGTTATTTGTCTCGAATTATATAGATATGATGCGTCGAAGAGGATTTATAAGCGTAATCTCACAAATGAGTTCATTCTGTTAAAGAACTCTTTCCAAAAGAGAACTTGAGTATGCAAATATTAAAGATATTAAAAACAGCAAGAAGGATCGTTTACGTGGTTCTCCCAATAAATTCTGTTGTGGCTGATCTTTAGAAAGATTGATCTGTCTTCGCTATTTTCAAAACATGAAAAGTGCGAATCCATATTTCATCGGGTTGGCAATATTAGTTCGGCCTATCAGGATTTTGATGGGTTCCCTGCGATGGTACTTTTTAACTCGTTTTTACTCCAATGCGGACATATCTCTGTTCTATATGTATGAAGCAATTTTGGGGTCGCGTGGTGATTGGCTTTTTTACACCGGGTAGTATTGGCTGGGATGCATACAGGGGTAGCGGTAGTACGGAAAAAAGTTGCAAAATTATACGGTTGCACTTATCACAATTGTTCGCTGAAAAATTTGCAGCATTGATTGCGGTATTGTTGCTTGCTTCTGGAATATTTCCATTTATATCGGATTACCTGGTACAAAACAAGGCGCTTCTTCGGAAATATATTACTGGGGCTTAGCGGCTATATTGGTATTTGCAATAAGCCTCTTTATTACTCATCAATTAAAGCTGCCTGTACGAAGGATTAGCAGTTTTTACTACAAAAGAGTTCAAAGAAGGATTGTGAATTCTATCTCAAATAAGAGCATTCGAAAAAAAATCAGGAGCGGATCTTGATTCCTCAGACAGTATACTTTCGGTCTAAGCAAAAAGCCAAAACTGGTGATCATTACGATGTTTTTACTTCTCTTTTAGTAATCTCGTGGTTTCCGGCTTTCAGGCCAAGTTCTCCCCTGGTTTTTGTTGCATTTAAATTATGCGATCAGTTTCATAATAAATCTGTTTGCTTCGCGCGGTCTTTTTTTTGCTGTTCATTATACCCATTTTCAATTGGAAGTCTTGGTGTTCGAGAGGGGCATTTATCGTCTTATTCGGACAGTTTTGGAGTTCCTATGGAGATTGCATTACTGGTTAGCTTCTTTAATCTTTTTGGAATATTTCTGAATAATATTATTGGTGCCGGATTTTTATTTAGTGAAGGGTTGCAAAAAATATCCCGGATTTAAAAAAAGTATCGTATAGCATGGATAAAATTCCATTCAATAAACCGCACTTAACAGCAAATAAACAACATATATTGAACAAGCTATCATGGGAAAAATTTCGGAAAATGGTGATTTTACAAAGAAGTGTCAATCGTTTTTTCAGCAGAGATACGGTTTTAAGAAAGCGTTACTAACCACATCTTGCACGGATGCCCTTGAAATGTGTGCACTTCTGGCGAATATGAACCGGGGGAATGAGGTGATCATTCCATCCTACACATTTGTTTCAACGGCGCTGGCTTTTGTGAGAACAAGGTGCAAGCATAAAATTTGCAGACAGCCAGTTGAGTGCGCCGGTATGGATGAAGAAGAAATTGAATCACTTATTTCGGAACGAACAAAGGCGATCGTTCCGGTGCATTACGCCGGTATTGCCTGCGATTTGGATATTATTATGGATTTGGCCAACCGTTACAATCTGTTGGTGATTGAAGATGCAGCGCAAGCCATCGAATCGAAGTACAAAGATAAACCACTTGGAAGCATAGGTCACATGGCTGCCTTCTCTTTTCACAAACAAAAAATATCAATGCCGGTGAAGGTGGTTTGTTGGCTATTAATGATGAACAATTTCCTTGATCATTCAGAAATTATATCTGGGAAAAAGGAACCAATCGTGCTGCCTTCTTCCGTGATGAGATTGATAAATATGGATGGGTGGATGTAGGGTCATCGTTTTCTCCTTCTGAACTTACGGCTGCCTTCCTTTCGGCACAGAATGGGAAGCCTGGAGACGATCCAGAGAGACGCAAAGAGATTTGAACTATTATTACGAACACCTTTCACGCCTGGCGGATGATTTCGATGTTCAAATTCCGGTGGTCCCGGATTACGCCACGAATAACGGGCATCTGTTTACCTGGTTTGTTCATCGGAGAAAGAAAGATCCGGATTGATCGATTATCTGAAAACGAACAATATTTTGGCATATCCATTATCAATGCCTGCATAAGAGCAAATTTTATAAGGATCGATACGTAGGCCGGAGTTGCCAAATGCAGATATGTATACCGACAGGTTGGTAAGGCTGCCTTTCTCTTTATGCTTTCAGATGAGAAAATATTTAAAAATCACCTCTCTGGTGTATGAAATATTTCATCGATCTCTTTAATGTAGTCGTCTAAATCCCATTTTTGCTGCTCTCTTAAATTGCAATAGGTATTCCCGATAATACCAACGGCCAACAGGTTACGAACCGCCAAAGAAACTGATAAGAATAACGGTTGAAGCATAACCCGGAAAAGAATTGCCAAAAACAATTTTCTTTTTAGTAAGGTGTAGAGTATAAAGACAACCGAAAAGGAAAACCCAAAAACTCCTAATCCTCCCAGGGCCTTCAAGGCTGAATAATCGATGAAACTCTATTAGGGCTCAAGCTAAGATAAGTTTTCGCAGGGTGTATTGGCTTTTTCCGTAGGTACGTTAGTGGTGTTCAACCTCAACATTTGCAACTTAGAAGTAGCATTAACCAATAGGCTCGATACAGCGGGCATGGCATTGTAATTTCTTAACAATCTCCTTCACGTCCCTTGCTCATTAATTCGAAAAGCTGACTTGTAAATGTTTTTTGGGCGTTTCTGATGAGAGAGTCAGCCTTACTGCTGAT of Balneolaceae bacterium contains these proteins:
- a CDS encoding aminotransferase class V-fold PLP-dependent enzyme, with translation MMGKISENGDFTKKCQSFFQQRYGFKKALLTTSCTDALEMCALLANMNRGNEVIIPSYTFVSTALAFVRTRCKHKICRQPVECAGMDEEEIESLISERTKAIVPVHYAGIACDLDIIMDLANRYNLLVIEDAAQAIESKYKDKPLGSIGHMAAFSFHKQKISMPVKVVCWLLMMNNFLDHSEIISGKKEPIVLPSSVMRLINMDGWM